A stretch of the Actinomyces qiguomingii genome encodes the following:
- a CDS encoding ABC transporter permease yields the protein MFPYLMRRIANYAILLVIATVLAYFLAATQLNPLGLYDLSNTKLNWDGIYATFTSYNINPNDPVMDRFKVWATGVLTEWDWGKTPKGESVNAIISRRMWVSVRLVFLGSFIGMGVGTALGAWTATKQYSVADRIITVLSLIVFSTPVMVIALFLKLGAIKANAALGGQVFEFVGEGSGLVGRAQHLLLPTISMSLTGIATYSRYQRNLMLDTLGADYVRTARAKGLRKRQAITRHALRTSLIPMGTYFAFALATLFVGASITETVFSWHGLGEYAVTSISTFDINGTVAVVAFSGMMTLIGALLSDVLVAVIDPRVRVS from the coding sequence ATGTTCCCCTACCTGATGCGCAGGATCGCCAACTACGCGATTCTGTTGGTCATAGCGACTGTCTTGGCGTACTTCCTCGCCGCGACGCAGCTCAACCCGCTGGGGTTGTACGACTTGAGCAACACCAAGCTCAACTGGGACGGCATATACGCCACGTTCACCTCCTACAACATCAACCCCAATGACCCGGTCATGGACCGCTTCAAGGTCTGGGCCACGGGTGTGCTGACCGAATGGGATTGGGGCAAGACCCCCAAGGGCGAGTCCGTCAACGCCATCATCTCCCGTCGCATGTGGGTGTCTGTGCGACTGGTCTTTCTCGGCTCCTTCATCGGCATGGGCGTCGGCACTGCACTGGGCGCCTGGACCGCCACCAAGCAGTACTCCGTCGCAGACCGCATCATCACCGTGCTCTCACTGATCGTCTTCTCCACGCCGGTGATGGTCATTGCCCTGTTCCTCAAACTCGGTGCCATCAAGGCCAACGCGGCCCTGGGTGGGCAGGTCTTCGAGTTCGTCGGAGAGGGCTCCGGCCTTGTCGGCAGGGCCCAGCATCTGCTGCTGCCGACCATCTCCATGTCGCTCACGGGCATCGCCACCTATTCCCGCTACCAGCGCAATCTCATGCTCGACACCCTTGGCGCCGACTACGTGCGCACGGCTCGGGCCAAGGGACTGCGCAAACGCCAAGCCATCACTCGCCACGCTCTGCGCACCTCCCTGATCCCCATGGGCACCTACTTCGCCTTCGCCCTGGCCACCCTGTTCGTCGGCGCCTCCATCACAGAGACCGTCTTCAGCTGGCACGGCCTGGGCGAGTATGCCGTGACCTCCATCTCCACCTTCGACATCAACGGCACCGTCGCCGTGGTCGCCTTCTCAGGAATGATGACATTGATCGGCGCCCTTCTGTCTGACGTCCTGGTGGCGGTCATCGATCCGCGGGTGAGGGTGAGCTGA
- a CDS encoding ABC transporter permease: protein MSDSSTAGSARLTRGQILRRRFFRNKSAVAGLVGFGLIVLLAGIGPLVARYHYTEPDFLAFHVAPNADHWLGTTKDGSDVFAMVIEGLRKSLIIGLSVAAIQTAVAAIVGSAAAYFGGWFDKVALWVVDLLLVVPSFLIIAIVSQSVSGQSKGSIPLFIILLAAFGWMLTARVIRSMTLSVRNMEYVTAARYMGVSAPRIIARHILPNVSSYIIIDATLGVASAVLSETTLSYFGFGVKPPNTSLGTLIQQSQGDVAVYPWTFIAPAVVLMVMLVCVNLIGDGVRDALDSSSKSGGRA from the coding sequence ATGTCCGATAGCTCGACCGCCGGGAGTGCGCGGCTGACCCGCGGCCAGATTCTGCGGCGCCGCTTCTTCCGCAACAAGAGTGCCGTCGCCGGACTCGTGGGTTTCGGCCTGATCGTGCTGCTGGCCGGCATAGGCCCGCTTGTCGCCCGCTATCACTACACCGAGCCGGACTTCCTGGCATTCCATGTGGCGCCGAATGCCGACCACTGGCTGGGCACCACCAAGGACGGCTCGGACGTGTTCGCCATGGTGATCGAGGGCCTGCGCAAGTCTCTCATCATCGGTTTGAGCGTCGCCGCGATCCAGACCGCGGTGGCCGCAATCGTCGGCAGTGCCGCCGCCTACTTCGGCGGCTGGTTCGACAAGGTGGCCCTGTGGGTAGTCGACCTGCTGCTGGTGGTGCCGTCCTTCCTGATCATAGCCATCGTCAGCCAGTCGGTCAGTGGCCAGTCCAAGGGCTCCATCCCGCTGTTCATCATTTTGCTGGCGGCCTTCGGCTGGATGCTCACGGCCCGCGTGATCCGCTCCATGACGCTGTCCGTGCGGAACATGGAGTACGTGACGGCCGCACGCTACATGGGTGTCAGCGCCCCGCGGATCATCGCCCGCCACATCCTGCCCAACGTCTCCTCCTACATCATCATCGACGCCACGCTCGGCGTCGCGAGCGCGGTGCTGAGTGAGACGACCCTGTCCTATTTCGGCTTCGGCGTGAAGCCGCCGAACACCTCCCTGGGCACGCTGATCCAGCAGTCTCAGGGCGACGTCGCCGTCTATCCCTGGACCTTCATCGCCCCGGCCGTCGTCCTGATGGTCATGCTGGTATGCGTAAACCTGATTGGCGACGGCGTGCGTGACGCCCTCGACTCCTCGTCCAAGTCCGGAGGTAGGGCATGA
- a CDS encoding ABC transporter ATP-binding protein: MSRSRKQNPAFDSDAMPDPESAAPLLEVRDLRVSFPSEDGLVHAVRGVNLELARGEVLALVGESGSGKSVTSTAIMGLLDESAAVSGAVKLHGTELLGRSDAYMSKIRGTQVSMVFQDPLSALTPVYTVGRQIVEALKIHNRGMSDKDANRRAIELLDLVGIPNPPVRVNAYPHEFSGGMRQRAVIAIAIANNPDLIIADEPTTALDVTIQAQILDVLRTAKQETGAGVIMITHDLGVVAGMADRVAVMYAGRIVESGDVDDVFYRSRMPYTIGLLGALPRLDARKDSALATLEGNPPSLLAEPAGCPFAPRCPMTQDACLDEEPELALVRPDGGLDAAGEAPAGPQLAACRRFSEIEADNLSYRDIFPVPRLKTPQALDLPHAQREEVLRVTDLVKDFPLMKGAVFKRRVGTVHAVADVSFDVRKGETLALVGESGCGKTTTLLEVLDLKAPQEGRIVVLGRQTDELSRAERRRLRQDVQIVFQDPMASLDPRLPVFELIAEPLRAFKRPKREIADRVSELMELVGLEPSHVNRYPRNFSGGQRQRIGIARALALEPSLLVLDEPVSALDVSIQAGVINLLDELRATLGLSYLFVAHDLSVVRHIADRVAVMYLGRIVEIGDVDAVFSAPAHPYTQALLSAIPIPDPVKERTRSRIILQGDLPSPANPPSGCPFRTRCQKFAGELNDEQREACLTRLPDFSSMGEDHRSACHYSEHANVF; the protein is encoded by the coding sequence ATGAGCCGCTCCCGCAAGCAGAACCCCGCATTCGACTCCGACGCCATGCCGGACCCGGAATCGGCCGCACCGCTGCTGGAGGTGCGGGATCTGCGCGTCAGCTTCCCGTCCGAAGACGGCCTGGTGCATGCCGTGCGCGGCGTGAATCTGGAACTGGCCCGCGGCGAGGTCCTCGCCCTCGTCGGCGAGTCCGGCTCCGGCAAGTCGGTCACCTCCACCGCCATCATGGGCCTGCTGGACGAGTCGGCGGCCGTGTCGGGCGCGGTGAAGCTGCACGGCACCGAGCTCCTGGGCCGCTCGGACGCCTACATGTCCAAGATCCGCGGCACTCAGGTTTCCATGGTCTTCCAGGATCCGCTGTCCGCCCTGACCCCCGTGTACACCGTGGGGAGGCAGATCGTGGAGGCCCTGAAGATCCACAACCGCGGCATGTCCGACAAGGATGCGAACCGGCGCGCCATCGAGCTGCTGGACCTGGTGGGTATCCCCAATCCCCCGGTGCGCGTCAATGCCTACCCGCACGAGTTCTCCGGCGGCATGCGGCAGCGTGCGGTAATCGCCATCGCGATTGCCAACAACCCCGATCTGATCATCGCCGACGAGCCGACCACCGCGCTCGACGTGACCATCCAGGCACAGATTCTGGACGTGCTGCGCACCGCCAAGCAGGAGACCGGCGCCGGCGTCATCATGATCACCCACGATCTGGGGGTCGTTGCCGGTATGGCCGACCGCGTCGCCGTCATGTACGCCGGCCGGATCGTGGAGTCCGGCGACGTCGACGACGTGTTCTACCGCTCCCGCATGCCTTACACGATCGGGCTGCTCGGGGCGCTGCCCCGCCTGGACGCCAGGAAGGACTCCGCCCTGGCCACTCTGGAGGGCAACCCGCCCTCGCTGCTGGCAGAGCCCGCCGGCTGCCCCTTCGCTCCGCGCTGCCCCATGACGCAGGACGCCTGCCTGGATGAGGAGCCGGAACTGGCGCTCGTGCGTCCCGACGGCGGACTCGACGCGGCCGGTGAGGCTCCTGCGGGCCCGCAGCTGGCCGCCTGCCGCCGCTTCTCGGAGATCGAGGCCGATAACCTGAGTTACCGGGACATTTTCCCGGTGCCCAGGCTCAAGACTCCGCAGGCCCTCGATCTGCCGCACGCACAGCGCGAGGAGGTCCTGCGAGTCACCGACCTGGTCAAGGACTTCCCGCTGATGAAGGGCGCCGTGTTCAAGCGCCGCGTGGGTACCGTCCACGCCGTCGCGGATGTGTCCTTCGACGTGCGCAAGGGGGAGACCCTGGCGCTGGTGGGGGAGTCCGGCTGCGGCAAGACCACCACCCTGCTGGAGGTGCTCGATCTAAAGGCGCCCCAGGAAGGCAGGATCGTGGTGCTCGGCAGGCAGACCGATGAGCTCTCCCGCGCCGAGCGCCGCCGGTTGCGTCAGGACGTCCAGATCGTCTTCCAGGACCCCATGGCATCGCTCGACCCGCGCCTACCGGTCTTCGAACTGATCGCCGAGCCGCTGCGCGCCTTCAAACGCCCCAAGCGGGAGATCGCCGACCGGGTGTCTGAACTCATGGAACTGGTGGGCCTGGAACCCAGCCACGTCAACCGCTACCCGCGCAACTTCTCCGGCGGTCAGCGTCAACGCATCGGCATCGCCAGGGCGCTGGCGCTGGAACCGAGCCTACTGGTGCTGGATGAGCCGGTCTCAGCCCTGGACGTGTCCATTCAGGCCGGCGTGATCAACCTGCTCGATGAGCTGCGCGCCACCCTGGGGCTGAGCTACCTGTTCGTGGCGCACGATCTGTCCGTGGTGCGGCATATCGCCGACCGGGTGGCAGTTATGTACCTGGGACGCATCGTGGAGATCGGCGACGTCGATGCCGTGTTCTCCGCGCCCGCCCATCCCTACACCCAGGCACTGCTCTCGGCCATCCCGATCCCGGACCCGGTGAAGGAGCGCACCCGTAGTCGCATCATTCTGCAGGGCGATCTGCCCTCGCCGGCCAACCCGCCCTCGGGCTGCCCCTTCCGCACCCGCTGCCAGAAGTTCGCGGGCGAGCTGAACGATGAGCAGCGGGAGGCCTGCCTGACCCGGCTGCCCGATTTCTCATCAATGGGGGAAGACCACCGGTCCGCCTGTCACTATTCGGAACACGCCAACGTGTTCTGA
- a CDS encoding ABC transporter family substrate-binding protein — translation MQINRRLFLSGTASAAALAALAACGGGSSSSNASAEPVELAASDINRQERSALQQGGEFRIPINAMIPNYNPLHIDGNVADNGTTLLGFTGVRNWLYHEDGTFEVNTNFCLDYTEAEVDGKTVITMHLNPEAKWNSGDAIQVADYQGCWQACRGTDEDFNAVVASTDGWEHIESIEAGADEFEMITTFDGVFPDWSAIFGEAALVPASLTTDAETFSSWTDASVTDHWTGPYIVTDADSAKQVLTLEPNPNWWGDAPLLDKITMRVMNTSQFGTAFGNSEIDYVSPITDSATYQQCQQRTDGEIRQAAGLQWRHFTMNGSSGVLADQAVRQALVKGMDRLTITEGDLQGLPVPASQLQLGNHLFMPHNQGYKDNTGDYAYNPEAAAAELDAAGWTLAEGAEFREKDGQRLSIKYLRMPDISTSATEGRILQANMAAIGVEIVMDDTNPDEFNARLRDGKFEITAFTWVGTPYPMNNIGQIYGEGSASNYTGVSDPELQKLIGQVAVEADPDKRVELANQADVKIWELATVTPIYSRADYAALPKKLANYGAFGLSTGRAEDVGYMAE, via the coding sequence ATGCAAATCAACCGACGCCTCTTCCTCTCGGGCACCGCCTCGGCGGCGGCCCTGGCCGCCCTGGCCGCCTGCGGAGGGGGCTCTTCCTCATCAAATGCGTCCGCCGAGCCGGTGGAGCTGGCCGCATCGGACATCAACCGGCAGGAGCGCTCCGCCCTGCAACAGGGCGGTGAGTTCCGCATCCCCATCAATGCCATGATCCCCAACTACAACCCGCTGCACATCGACGGCAACGTTGCTGACAACGGCACCACCCTGCTGGGCTTCACCGGTGTGCGCAATTGGCTGTACCACGAGGACGGCACCTTCGAGGTGAACACCAACTTCTGCCTCGACTACACCGAGGCGGAGGTGGATGGCAAGACCGTCATCACCATGCACCTCAACCCCGAGGCCAAGTGGAATAGCGGCGACGCGATCCAGGTTGCCGACTATCAGGGCTGCTGGCAGGCCTGCAGGGGCACGGATGAGGACTTCAACGCCGTGGTCGCCTCCACCGACGGCTGGGAGCACATCGAGTCCATTGAGGCCGGTGCCGACGAGTTCGAGATGATCACCACCTTCGACGGCGTCTTCCCCGACTGGTCCGCCATCTTCGGCGAGGCCGCCCTCGTTCCGGCGTCGCTCACCACCGACGCGGAGACCTTCTCCTCCTGGACCGACGCCTCCGTCACCGACCACTGGACCGGCCCCTACATCGTTACGGACGCCGACTCCGCCAAGCAGGTCCTCACCCTGGAGCCCAACCCGAACTGGTGGGGCGACGCCCCGCTGCTGGACAAGATCACCATGCGAGTCATGAACACCTCCCAGTTCGGCACCGCCTTCGGCAACTCCGAGATCGACTACGTCTCCCCAATCACCGATTCGGCCACGTATCAACAGTGCCAACAGCGGACCGACGGCGAGATCCGCCAGGCAGCCGGCCTGCAGTGGCGCCACTTCACCATGAACGGCTCCTCGGGTGTCCTGGCCGATCAGGCCGTGCGCCAGGCCCTGGTCAAGGGCATGGACCGCCTCACCATCACCGAGGGCGATCTGCAGGGCCTGCCGGTGCCGGCCTCCCAGCTGCAACTCGGCAACCACCTGTTCATGCCCCACAACCAGGGCTACAAGGACAACACCGGCGACTACGCCTACAACCCGGAGGCGGCCGCCGCCGAGCTCGACGCCGCTGGCTGGACTCTGGCCGAGGGCGCCGAGTTCCGGGAGAAGGACGGGCAGCGGCTCTCCATCAAGTATCTGCGCATGCCCGACATCTCCACCTCCGCCACCGAGGGCCGTATTCTGCAGGCCAATATGGCGGCAATCGGCGTGGAGATTGTCATGGACGACACCAATCCCGATGAGTTCAATGCCCGCCTGCGTGACGGCAAGTTTGAAATCACGGCGTTCACGTGGGTCGGCACTCCGTACCCGATGAACAACATCGGCCAGATCTACGGCGAGGGCTCTGCCTCCAACTACACCGGCGTGTCCGACCCGGAGCTGCAGAAGCTCATCGGCCAGGTGGCGGTCGAGGCCGATCCGGACAAGCGCGTCGAGTTGGCCAACCAGGCCGACGTCAAGATCTGGGAACTCGCCACAGTCACGCCCATCTACTCGCGCGCTGATTACGCTGCCCTGCCGAAGAAGCTTGCCAACTACGGCGCCTTCGGCCTGTCCACCGGACGAGCGGAGGACGTGGGCTACATGGCTGAGTGA
- a CDS encoding PH domain-containing protein, translated as MPTIVLRSLVGRIGTVLVALACLYPVMVIWLADGYGNGLKALAVAAVVVLAVWLLWWRPQAVVAEDEIEVRNAFRSHRIPWESLRGTRTRWGLVLEIGEAAAAAIESAATVSTVNVSACQRGGVFTAARHERRAVYVEEAYVTATVTDPSEEASDGERRTYRTHMDASDAAHLIELYQAARAEHLALTRRLRRRAQRLGKLPAGSTDSPDRAGSTRANTAAQQPDVSDLGLGTRWDRVPSIATAAVLALLAAALIAL; from the coding sequence GTGCCTACGATTGTTCTGCGTTCACTGGTCGGCCGGATCGGGACCGTGCTGGTCGCGCTTGCCTGCCTCTACCCGGTCATGGTCATCTGGCTAGCTGACGGCTACGGCAACGGCCTGAAGGCGCTGGCGGTGGCAGCAGTGGTTGTCCTTGCGGTCTGGCTGCTGTGGTGGCGTCCGCAAGCAGTGGTGGCAGAGGACGAGATCGAGGTACGCAACGCCTTCCGCAGCCATCGCATCCCCTGGGAGTCGCTGCGCGGCACCCGTACCCGCTGGGGACTCGTCTTGGAAATCGGCGAGGCAGCCGCGGCAGCCATCGAATCTGCTGCTACTGTCAGCACCGTGAACGTGTCCGCCTGTCAACGCGGCGGGGTATTCACCGCCGCCCGGCACGAGCGCCGCGCCGTCTATGTGGAGGAGGCCTATGTGACCGCCACGGTCACCGACCCGTCCGAGGAAGCGTCGGATGGCGAGCGCCGCACCTACCGAACCCATATGGACGCCAGTGACGCCGCCCACCTGATCGAGCTGTATCAGGCCGCCCGCGCCGAGCACCTGGCACTGACCCGCCGACTGCGGCGGCGCGCCCAGCGGCTCGGCAAACTGCCCGCAGGCTCTACGGACTCGCCCGACCGTGCCGGTTCCACCCGGGCTAACACCGCCGCCCAGCAACCGGACGTATCCGACCTCGGGCTCGGTACCCGGTGGGACCGGGTACCGAGCATCGCCACCGCCGCCGTCCTGGCCCTGCTCGCCGCCGCGCTAATCGCCCTCTGA